The Streptomyces sp. NBC_00691 genome has a segment encoding these proteins:
- a CDS encoding anti-sigma factor, translating into MTTAEDPHLGAGAYVLHALTPAEEAAFENHLAGCDVCREDVTVFERTAAALASAESAPVPVGLRARVMEQVSRTPQDRRHPTARPHGGFFRRNGWRLALAASVVAAAALGAVAVRQHEEADEARAQAVQAREQARTAGGAFADILTAPDATVHTSELPDGAKAAVVVSRAEAKAAFSARDLPALPSGAVYELWYAGEAGDLRPAGLLADDGERATRVLDGPLGNAVAVGITVEPAGGSDQPTTEPLGIIPISAEA; encoded by the coding sequence ATGACGACGGCAGAGGATCCGCACCTCGGTGCCGGGGCGTATGTCCTGCACGCGCTGACACCGGCGGAGGAAGCCGCCTTCGAGAATCATCTCGCCGGCTGCGATGTCTGCCGCGAGGACGTGACCGTGTTCGAGAGGACAGCCGCCGCGCTCGCCTCCGCCGAGAGCGCCCCGGTCCCCGTCGGCCTGCGTGCGCGCGTCATGGAGCAGGTGTCCCGCACGCCGCAGGACCGTCGGCATCCCACCGCCCGGCCCCATGGCGGATTCTTCCGCCGGAACGGATGGCGCCTCGCGCTCGCTGCGAGCGTCGTGGCGGCGGCCGCGCTCGGCGCTGTCGCCGTCCGGCAGCACGAGGAGGCCGACGAAGCGCGTGCCCAGGCGGTCCAGGCGCGGGAGCAGGCTCGCACCGCGGGCGGAGCCTTCGCGGACATTCTCACGGCCCCCGACGCCACCGTGCACACCAGTGAGCTCCCCGACGGAGCCAAGGCCGCGGTCGTCGTCTCCCGCGCCGAGGCCAAGGCCGCCTTCAGCGCCCGCGACCTCCCGGCGCTGCCGAGTGGCGCGGTGTACGAACTCTGGTACGCCGGGGAGGCCGGGGACCTGCGCCCGGCGGGCCTTCTGGCCGATGACGGCGAGCGCGCCACGCGCGTCCTCGACGGCCCCCTGGGCAACGCGGTCGCCGTCGGGATCACCGTCGAGCCCGCGGGCGGCTCCGACCAGCCGACCACGGAACCCCTCGGCATCATCCCCATCAGCGCCGAGGCCTAG
- the sigK gene encoding ECF RNA polymerase sigma factor SigK — protein sequence MPHSREPHADLDTLMLRAANGDRDAFAGVYDALVQPVMGLACRILRDAGQAEEVTQDVMIEVWRTADRFRPDLGTAKAWVLTLAHRRTVDRVRSVQASKDREVRAGMLSTDRDFDQVAETVENLDERRRVHRCLAALARLQRVPLVLAYYQGMTCLEVARSLSTPEGTVKSRMRKGLDQLRTCLEAGP from the coding sequence TTGCCTCACTCACGCGAACCGCACGCCGACCTCGACACGCTGATGCTCCGGGCGGCGAACGGCGACAGGGACGCGTTCGCCGGCGTCTACGACGCGCTGGTCCAGCCGGTGATGGGGCTGGCCTGCCGGATCCTGCGGGACGCCGGCCAGGCCGAGGAGGTGACCCAGGACGTCATGATCGAGGTGTGGCGGACGGCGGACCGTTTCCGGCCTGACCTCGGAACGGCGAAAGCATGGGTGCTGACTCTCGCCCATCGGCGCACCGTGGACCGGGTGCGTTCCGTCCAGGCGAGCAAGGACCGCGAGGTGCGTGCCGGGATGCTGTCGACGGACCGGGATTTCGACCAGGTCGCCGAGACCGTCGAGAACCTCGATGAGCGGCGCCGTGTCCACCGCTGTCTGGCGGCCCTGGCCCGCCTCCAGCGAGTGCCACTGGTGCTCGCCTACTACCAGGGAATGACCTGTCTCGAGGTGGCGCGCTCGCTGTCCACCCCCGAGGGCACGGTGAAATCCCGTATGCGGAAGGGCCTCGATCAGCTGCGCACCTGTCTGGAGGCCGGACCATGA
- a CDS encoding ATP-binding protein, protein MAVVASPSASSVTRLVVALPWGLRTPAAARRIAVRWLEETECTRTADVVLVVSELVTNAVRHTRGPCLLTLTEDGESLDIAVTDYSEDMPDVHRPAGGDQRGGFGLEIMHHLGDSVRVVPRIGGKTVHVALRVQAPAHDRRRPP, encoded by the coding sequence ATGGCCGTCGTCGCATCACCCTCAGCGTCCAGCGTGACGCGCCTCGTCGTGGCTCTGCCCTGGGGCCTGCGGACTCCGGCCGCGGCCCGTCGCATCGCGGTCCGGTGGCTGGAAGAGACCGAATGCACCCGAACGGCCGACGTCGTCCTGGTCGTGTCCGAACTCGTCACCAACGCCGTCCGCCACACCCGCGGCCCGTGTCTCCTGACGCTCACCGAGGACGGCGAGTCCCTGGACATCGCCGTCACCGACTACAGCGAGGACATGCCCGACGTGCACCGGCCCGCCGGCGGCGACCAGCGAGGCGGCTTCGGCCTGGAGATCATGCACCATCTGGGCGACTCCGTCAGGGTGGTGCCCCGCATCGGAGGCAAGACCGTCCACGTCGCGCTGCGGGTCCAGGCCCCGGCACACGACCGCCGGAGGCCGCCGTGA